The genomic segment GAAATGTATTCATCTCTCTCAAACATAATTATTTCTGCATTTTCATCTAGTCGTCGTAACCTTGCGGCGGCTGAAGCTCCACCAGCTACGCCACCTACAATTAATATTTTTTTTATCACAAATATCCCCCTCTTATTCTTTTAATTGGTTTACTAACTTTATTATTATTTCATCTTTAATTTTATACTTAACATCATGTGGATATTATCCGAGCATCATCTAGTTAGACCGTATCTCCAAGAAGATATTCCACGACCTAGATGGTAAATATTTTCAAAATCATTGCTTTCCAAAATATCCACTGCTCTTGGGCTTCTTCCACCAGATGCACAATAAACTAGTACCGGCTTATCTTTATACTTATCAAATTCAGCAAGTTTCATAGGAAGAATCTGAACTGGAACAAGTTTTGCTCCTTGAATGTGACCATTATCATATTCCTCTTTAGTTCTAACATCTAAAATAATAAGTTCTTTATCACCACTTATAAGCTTATATGCCTCTTCTGCACTGACATTTTTAACCTTTGAATTAAACATAGTTTAAGCCTCCCTAGAAAATTTATATTTATATATTATTATATCTTAATATTACGTTATAATAATACAATAACATATATAAAATAAAAAGCAATAGAAATTTCAAATTTCACTAAGTATTTATTTTTAACCACTTAATAAAAAAAGATACACGAAAGTTATTCGTGTACCAAACTATTTCACTATTTTAATTTCTTTCTTTAATTATTGTAAAAATTGGAATCACCGGTGAAACTGTAATATATCTTCAACAATCATTTCAAGAATTATTATGTTTAAATTAGCTGAAATTACTTTATTGGGATTATATAATAAAGCTCAATATCTCCTTAGATATATATTCTACTTGCGCCTGTAAAATATGGCTTAACCCAATATTTATATCTATATTGTCAATTTCTATTCCTATAAAATAACCCTTAATATCCATCTTGTACATATTTACTAGGTCCAATAACCCTAAAGAGTGAATAGACCTACTCTGCCCTCTAATTTTTTTTATATCATTCAAACTTTTAAAAGTTACTGTGCCTGGTGAACTTCCATAATATGTTGAATCTATAATATAAAATATATCTCGCTGGTTTAATTTTGAAAAACAAAATTCTACATCTGTTTCTCCTATAATAGTTTCAATACCTTTATCCTCTAGGTTGTTTTTAATTTTTTCTAAAATAAGCACTGCTACTGCATCATCCATCATCAACCTATTACCTATAGCCATGACCTTTTTACCCACATTAACTCAACCTCTCATAAAAAAAATCCTAATATAACCAGAACCTAAATTTTTTATTTGTACCTACTTATTTTTTTCTTTGCTTGTTTCAAAATCCATTCGCTTAGTTCATCCATTCCCTGGTTTTTGGTGCAGGATGTTTGAAAAATCTTTGCCTTAGCATTTATTAGTTTAATATCTTTATAAAACTCTCCTTCCTTAAAATCCGTAAATCCAATTAAATCAACTTTATTTAAAATTATCGCGGTGCTTTTTTCAAACATCAGTGGATATTTTAAAGGCTTGTCATTACCTTCCGTAACGCTGAGTACGCAAAGTTTTATATCCTCACCAATTTCAAATTCAGCTGGAGATGCTATGCTCCCCACATTCTCTATAATAATAAGATCTATCTCTCTTAAATCAAAGTTCAATGATGCTTCTCTTACCATTCCTCCATCTAAATAACAGGGCCCCGCAGTATTAATCTGTACTACTGGAACGCCCTGGGCTTCAATTCGCTCTGCATCTTTAGTTGTATATAAGTCTCCTTCAATGACCGCCATATTTAAGTTTTCTTTAAGCTTTGGAATTAACTTCTCAAGTATAGATGTTTTACCAGACCCTGGAGTGCTCATTAGATTTATAACAAATATGCCCTCTTCATCGAAAAGGTTTTTATTTTCCATATGGATTTCTTCATTAGTATTAACCATATTAATACTAATATTTATTTCACTCATTTCACTATTCTCCTTCTATCGTATACAAATATAATTCATATCTTTTTACATATTTTTTTAAAATAACTAGTCAGTATTCCAATTGTATTTAAGTAACATTTATATAATAAGGCTCACCATATTCTGTATTAACATGGGTGGCACAAGATATGCAAGGATCAAAGGAGCGCACTATACGACCTATCTCCACAGGATTTTTAGGATTTTGAATTTCGCTGCCAATGAGAGCGCTCTCAAGAGCTCCATGCTGCCTAATCTCGTCCATTGGTGAAAGATTCCAAGCAGTAGGAGTAACTATATCGCAATTTTTTATAATTCCTTTTTCTATAGTAGTCCAATGCCCGAGAGCTCCCCTAACAGCATCACAAAGTCCTATTCCCTGTGCACTCTCTGGAATAATATATTTTTCCTGTACTGCTGGTATAGGCTCTACTTCCTCAAGTATTATAAACATTTTTTCACAAAGTTTCTTCCCCTCTAATACTCTAGCCATAAGCCTATCCATTGTGGATATACTATTTTTATAGGAACCTGATAAAATCATACGGGCAAGTGGTCCAACCTGTACAACTTTACCTTTATACCTAGGCGCTTTGATAAATGTATAGGCTCCCTGCTTTTTAATATCTGTTTCAGATGGGTAATTGGATGGAACTTCACTAGATATCGAACCTTTATACCAAGAAAATGCTGAACTCTCTGTTATTGCTTTTACATCTAACATAGCCATATCACCGTCAATATAACTTGAAGGCTGTACATACTGCATTTCTTTATTATGCAAATCATGAAATAAGCCATAGCTTAAAAGATTTCTTGTCCCACCACCAATCTTAAAATACTCCGGATAATAATGAGCTATAATATTTATATCATCAACCATGTTTTCACACATAAATTCACTGATAGTTTGTAGTATGGATTTCAGTCTTATAATTTTAGAAGCATCCATGTTTGCAGTGGTTCCACCCACAAATACACCATGATTATGTGGTGCTTTCCCCCCTATAAGAGCTACAATTTCATGAGCAAGGCGGCTACACTCTAGCGCCTTCACATAATCTTTATTGATTTTTTCTGTGTATTTGCCGGAAAGTCTAAAATCATAGTCTGAATTTCCTGGAGCCATTGTTATATTCACATAATCCGGGAATACAAAAATACAAATTTGCCTCATGATATTTTGAAGATACTCCGCCCCATGTGCAAAGTTTCTGATTCTTACTCCATTCTCATTTGGCGTTACCTTTAGCGCATCTTCTAATGCCAGACTTGCTACTAACCCATGAGATGTAGAACATATACCACATATTCTTTCAGTAAAATATACTGCATCTAATGGGGGACGTCCTATTAACATCTTTTCAAAGCCTCTAAACTGAATCCCACCGCTTTTAGCATCTACTATTTTATTTTTTTTTATTTCTACTTCTATGCTTAAAGGCCCCATAATTCTAGTTATAGGGTCTATAGTTATTTTGGTAGTCACCGCAATCACCTCACTCTGGAATAAATTTGAACTAACAATTGTTATCTACCTCAATTGTTAAGCATCCCTCAATACTTAATAAAAGGTTCTGTGCCATCCGGAAAAAATTCACTAGCGCAACCTATGCATGGCGTATTAGCATCCACTGGCCAATTGATTCTCGAATTCCATAATCCAAGTGGACAATAAGCTTTTGTAATAGGCCCTTTACATCCAACCTTTATCATGCACTCTTTTTCTCCTAGCTTCCCTGCATATACTTTGTTATCAAAATATGAGCGTCTTGGGCAATTAGTGTGGTTGTTTTCTTTAAAAAACATTACTGGTCGCCCTTTCTCATCTATTTCAATCTTTTTATAAAGAATAATACTAGCTATAGTTCCCATAACCCACAGAGGGTTTGATGGACAGCCTGGAATATTTATTACCTCACGTCCAAGGAAATCCCCTAGACTTTTACACCCTGTTGGATTAGGTCTAGCTGCAGATATCCCTCCAAATGAAGCACAAGTTCCAATAGCTATTATTGCTTTTGCTTTCCGCGCTGCTAAATTAATAGCTTCTGCTGTAGGTATCCGCCTACCCTTATAGGTTGCAAATATATTATAGAATCCCTCATCCATATTAGTTAGTGCCCCTTCTACCCCTAATATGAAATCTGTATTTAAAACCTCTAAGAACTTTTCATAGGCAACTTCGCCTTCTTCTTGCATAAGGCTAGGGCTAAATTTCAAATCAACCATTTCTTGTAGGAAATAAAGAACATCTGGCTGGTCTGCATTTAGAAAAGAAATTATATTCCCCATACAACCATTAGCCTCCATCCATACAAAATTAATTTTTTTCGCTTCACCTTTATGAATTTCACCTATGGCACTCTTTATAAGTTTTCTTTCATGCAAAATACTCCCTCCCATTTATCCTTCATTAATATATATTGAAATAATCTTTTCATTATGCGGTATTAATCACTAAATAATTATACTCAAAATAAATAAGACAGAGATACATAATCCCTGACCTTTCTTGTGTAAACTTTAACATATTCTTGGAAGCTGAATTCCAGATGGCATATCAACTATTCTTTTTCCCCCTACTACTGTATTTAAATAAACTTTTTGCCCTAATTCCTGCGTAACTTTTCCGATAATTGCGGCTTCAGAACCTAATGGATGCTTTCTCATCGCATTAAGTACCTTTTCAGCATAATATTCTGGTACAAAAGCACAAAGTTTTCCTTCATTAGCAATATATAACGGATCCAATCCAAGCATCTCAGTGGCACCTTTTACTTCGTCTTTAAGTGGCAATTTATTTTCTTCAAGAGCTATGGTTACATTGCTAAATTCACTAATTTCATTAAGCACTGCTGCGACTCCACCTCTTGTAGCATCACGAATAACATGGATTCCGTCATATGCTTCAAGCATTGTGTCTACTAAGGAATTAAGGCAGGCACAATCACTTTTTAAATTTCCTTCTAAACCAAGTTTATTTCTTTCACACATTATTGTCATTCCATGGTCTCCTAATGTGCCATTTATTATGACGTAGTCTCCCGCTCTTGCATTAGCACAGTTAATATTAACATTTTCATAAATCCTGCCAATACCAGAAGTGTTAATAAAAATCCCATCCACACTGCCTTTTTCTACAACTTTTGTGTCTCCAGCTACAATTTTTACACCTGCTTTATTAGCTTCTTCTGCCATAGACTTCACAATTTCTTCTAATTTTCCAATAGAAAAACCCTCTTCAATAATAAAAGCGCTTGTTAGATAAAGTGGCTTTGCTCCACTTACGGCTAGGTCATTTACAGTACCGCAAATTGCTAATTTACCAATATTACCCCCATTAAAAAATATTGGATTTACTACAAAAGAATCCGTAGTAAAAGCAAGTCTTGCAAAATCTATATCTACTTGAGCTGCATCATTCATCTGATCTAAAATATCATTATTAAAATATTTGAAAAACACTTCATTAATCAATTTATTTGATTGCACCCCACCACTTCCGTGACTTAGGGTTATATTGCCCCTCATTAGAAAGACCTCCTGTTATTTAATATCTTTGTGGTATCTATAATATGCTGCACATGTACCTTCTGATGAAACCATGCAGGAGCCAACTGGATTTTCTGGGCTGCAGAGTTTTTTGAAAAGCGGACAATCCATTGGTTTAATTTTGCCCTTAAGTATTTCTCCACATTTGCAGCCAGGACTGCCATCGTATTCTTCATAATTGATTTTGAAATGCTTAAGTGCGTCAAAAGCTTCGTACTTACTATTAAACTCCAGACCACTTTGGGGTATTACCCCAATTCCTCTCCACCTACTATCCACAATTTTAAAAGCTTTATTTAAATATTCTTTAGCATTTGGATTACCCTCAGTTTTAACTATTCTTTTATATTCATTCACAATTCTATAATCCTTTTTGCTAATTAAGCTTACTAGTGTATTCAAACCTTGAAGTATATCTAAAGGCTCAAACCCCGTAACCACTCCAGGAATATTATAATCCATGCTTAAAAATCCATATGGTTTCGTACCGATAATTGCACAAACATGCCCTGGCAATAAAAATCCGTCTATTTTTAATTCTTTATCTTGAACTAAAGCCGCCATAACAGGCGGAACGATTTTGTGGGAGGTAAAGAAAAATAAATTGCTCAGGTTATTTTTTTTAGCCTCTATAGCGGTAACCGCAGTCATCGGCGCAGTAGTTTCAAATCCCACTGACAAAAATACTACCTTTTTAGAAGGGTTTTGTGAAGCCATATTAAGGCAATCCATTGGTGAGTATACTATTCTTACATCTGCACCTTCTGCCTTTTTCTTACTTAGTGAACCTTTTTTGCCGGGTACTCTCATCATATCTCCAAAAGTTGCAATAATTACATCCTTTTCACCTGAAAGTGTCAGTGCGGTGTCTATATAGCTCTGAGGTGTAACGCACACAGGACAACCTGGGCCTGATATCAGATTTACATTTGGAGGAAGTACGTCCCTAATACCATATCTGAATATAGCCATAGTATGGGTACCACAAACCTCCATAATGTTTATCTTTTTACTCGAAATGTTATTTAGCCTTTCTACGAGTTTTTTTGAGTATTCATTGTTTCTAAATTCATCAACAAACTTCATTTTCAAGAAGCTCCTTAAAAATATCCAAGGTTATTTTTGCTTCTTCTTCGTCTACCTTTTGTATTGCACAACCTGCATGTACAAGTACATATTCGCCCACAGATACATCTGGCAAAAGATGCATAAATACTTCTCTTTTCATATTTCCAATCTCTACAACACCTTTATTTTCGTCTATTTTTAAAACCTTTCCTGGAACTGCTAGGCACATCCTCGTTCCTCCTTATTCTTTAACTGAAAAGTATTTTCTATTTATTTAACCTTTATTTTTTTGTTTTGTATTTTCCTCATTAACCATGAACATATTTCATCTATACCCTGATTTTTAACACAAGATGTTTCAAATGTATCCACATTAGCATTTAAAGATTTTATATCTCTGTAGAACTCTTCTTTATCAAAATCAGTAAATTCTATTAAATCTAGTTTGTTCAAAATGATTGCACCACTTTTTTCAAACATTAGTGGATATTTCAAAGGTTTGTCATTTCCTTCTGTGGTACTCAAAACACAAATTTTTATATCTTCACCAATTTCAAATTCTGCAGGGCAAACTAGATTGCCTACATTTTCTATTACAAGCAAATCAATCTTATCAAGATTTAATGCATTTAATGCATTTTTTATCATTTCGCCGTCAAGGTGGCACGCCCCACAAGTGTTAATTTGAACCACTGGAACACCCTGAGCCTCTATTCTCTTAGCATCCTTAGTAGTATAAATATCCCCCTCAATTACAGCAATATTTATATCGTTTTTAAGCTTAGCTATTATTTTCTCAAGTAAGGACGTCTTACCTGAACCAGGTGAACTCATTAGATTTATTACATAGATCCCTCTTTCGCCTAGTAATCTTTTATTTATCGAGGTTATCTCATCATTTTTTTGAAGTATATTAGTAATTATCTTAATTTCACTCATATTTAATCCCCTTCTATAGTATTTACATAAAGCTCATATCCACTAATAATACTAGAGCAAAATTTATTACAGCATGGACAAAGTTTATTAAAATGGTCAATTAGGAATTTCTGTTTGCAATCCTTACATTCGGCTACTGCATTAACTTTTTCTATTTCTAAAATTGAGCCTTCAAGCATTGTATCCATTATACAGATTTCGAATGCAAAGTTTAAGCATTCTGGCATAACACCAGATAACTCCCCTATTTTTAACGATACCTTGTTAACTTTAGTTAATTTATTTTCAATTGCTTTATCTGTTACTATTTTAATAACATTTTGAATTATAGAAACTTCATGCATATTTATCTCCTAATTAATTTGTAATTCCTTCTTCATTAATATATATGTGAAATATTTGATTAAAATGTTTTTGCATGCTCATTTTTTTAATTTTTCATTAAATTATTTTCAATTATTTCATTGGCTATAATTATCTGCCCAATTGCTACCCCTCCATCATTAGAAGGTAAGTCCTTATGAGTATAGACTTGAAAATTATCCTTTTTTAGATTAAAAAATATTTTTTTAAGTAAAAAAGAATTTTGAAAAACCCCTCCACTCAGTACAACTTCATTTATGCCGGAGTCTTCTCTAATTCGTACACATATACTTACAGTTAAATTAACAATAGTATTTTGAAATTTTGAAGCAATAATTTTAGCTGATACGCCTTTTGTTTTGTCTTTTATTGCCTCAATAATCATTCCGTAGGGTTCTATAATATACATATCCTGTTCTATTACTTTATACGTATATGATTCTTCAATATCCATTTCTGATATAGCTTCAAGTTCAATAGCAGCCTGTCCTTCATAGGTAACTATATCTGTAATTCCAATTATATTTGCCATAACATCAAAAAGTCTACCCATGCTTGATGTCTCGATACAATTAATGTTTGAATTTAAAATATTAATTAGATTAATAGCCTTAATACCATATAATTCAAAAATCATATCATTAACCTCTTTTTTACTTCTTTGTCTACTTAAAAACTTATAAAGAGAAGAAACTGCCATTCTCCAGGGTTCTTTAATAGCTTTTTCTCCTCCCGGCATTTTTATATAATCAAGATGGGCAGCTCTTGCAAATTGAAGGCGGTCACAAACCAGAAATTCTCCACCCCACATTTTTCCATCAGTACCATACCCAGTTCCATCAAAACAAACTCCAATAACTCTTTTCTCTAAATTATTTTCAAACATGCAACTAACTATGTGCGCATGATGATGCTGCACGGGAATCTTAGGCAAATCATATTCTAAAGCATACTTAGTTGACATATATCCTGGATGCATATCGTGTACTATAAATTGGGGAGAAAAAGAAAATATTTTTTTAAAATGCTCTACATTTTTTTTATAGTGTTCATAGGTTTCTAAATTTTCTAAGTCGCCATTAAATTGGCTTAAAAACAAAAAACCGCCTTTACTGATGCAAAAAGTATTCTTCATGTTGGGACCACAAGCTAATATATTTCTCATATTAGTCCATTTAAATGGTTCAGGTACAAATCCTCGAGCCCTCCTTATGATTCTCTGCTGTTTCTCTACAACCTTTAATACAGAATCATCAACTGGGACATGTATTTCACGATTATGTATGAGAAAATAATCCACAATACCCGATAGACCATATCTTGCAGAACTGTCTTTATACTCTATAGGTAGACCATTAACATTTGCACTAGTCATAATAAGCACCTTAAGTTTTTCTGAAAACAATAAAATATGAATTGGTGTATACGGTAGCATTACTCCCATTGTTTTTTGATTAGGTGCAATATTTTGAGGTAAATCACAGCTTTCCTTTTGATTCAAAATAACAATTGGTTTTTTTATTCCAGTTAGCATTTTCTCTTCTAACTCACTTACTCTGCAATACTTTTTTACTATTTCTATATCTTTTATCATAAGCGCAAGAGGCTTAAATGGTCTTTTTTTTCTCTCCCTTAAGTTATTCACTGCAATTTTATTCAATCCATCACAAGCAAGGTGAAAACCCCCTAGCCCTTTTATGGCAAATATTTTCCCTTCCTTAAGCATGTTTTGAGCAAAACTTATAGGATCTTGTATATCTAATCTGTTACCTTTAAAATCCTCTATCCAAAGCTCTGGGCCACACGACCTGCAGGCATTTGGTTGTGCGTGAAATCTCCTATTTGTAGGATCTAAATATTCACTATTACATTCCCTGCACATTTTAAATTCTTTCATTGTAGTTTTATTTCTATCGTAAGGTAACTCTTTGATTATAGAAAATCTGGGGCCACAATTTGTACAATTAGTAAAAGCATACCCTCGTCTCCTATTATTAGAATCTAGTATATCTTCTGTGCACTCACTACAAGTATCTATATCTGGCGATATAAAAGTAATTTTATCTACACCCTTTTCACTTTTTTTAATTTCGAAATTAGAATAATTTAGTACTTTATCATCTTTTATAGTTATTTTTTCTATTCGAGCAAGAGGTGGGGGACTATTTTCGAGACATTTTATTAATTTATTTATATCTTCCAAGCATCCCTCAACATCTATATAAACTCCTTCAGAGTTATTATTCACCCACCCTTTTAACTCAAAATCCTTTGCTAAATTATATACAAATGGACGAAAGCCTACACCTTGTACTATTCCCTCAACCACAATAAAGCTTCTCTTTTTATCCATAATACACACCCTCTAATATTTTGTATTTACGGAATATAAAATTACTACTCAATACTCATAATATTCAAGCTCAACAAAAATATTCTAAAGAAAGCCTGAAATACGAAATATTGCTGCATAGTTTAATACTTCCCACGCTTTATAAATCATTAATATAGATATTTAATTTAAGTCTATTTTTA from the Clostridium sp. CM027 genome contains:
- the hypB gene encoding hydrogenase nickel incorporation protein HypB; translation: MSEINISINMVNTNEEIHMENKNLFDEEGIFVINLMSTPGSGKTSILEKLIPKLKENLNMAVIEGDLYTTKDAERIEAQGVPVVQINTAGPCYLDGGMVREASLNFDLREIDLIIIENVGSIASPAEFEIGEDIKLCVLSVTEGNDKPLKYPLMFEKSTAIILNKVDLIGFTDFKEGEFYKDIKLINAKAKIFQTSCTKNQGMDELSEWILKQAKKKISRYK
- the hypD gene encoding hydrogenase formation protein HypD, whose protein sequence is MKFVDEFRNNEYSKKLVERLNNISSKKINIMEVCGTHTMAIFRYGIRDVLPPNVNLISGPGCPVCVTPQSYIDTALTLSGEKDVIIATFGDMMRVPGKKGSLSKKKAEGADVRIVYSPMDCLNMASQNPSKKVVFLSVGFETTAPMTAVTAIEAKKNNLSNLFFFTSHKIVPPVMAALVQDKELKIDGFLLPGHVCAIIGTKPYGFLSMDYNIPGVVTGFEPLDILQGLNTLVSLISKKDYRIVNEYKRIVKTEGNPNAKEYLNKAFKIVDSRWRGIGVIPQSGLEFNSKYEAFDALKHFKINYEEYDGSPGCKCGEILKGKIKPMDCPLFKKLCSPENPVGSCMVSSEGTCAAYYRYHKDIK
- a CDS encoding rhodanese-like domain-containing protein, whose product is MFNSKVKNVSAEEAYKLISGDKELIILDVRTKEEYDNGHIQGAKLVPVQILPMKLAEFDKYKDKPVLVYCASGGRSPRAVDILESNDFENIYHLGRGISSWRYGLTR
- the hypA gene encoding hydrogenase maturation nickel metallochaperone HypA, translating into MHEVSIIQNVIKIVTDKAIENKLTKVNKVSLKIGELSGVMPECLNFAFEICIMDTMLEGSILEIEKVNAVAECKDCKQKFLIDHFNKLCPCCNKFCSSIISGYELYVNTIEGD
- a CDS encoding hydrogenase maturation protease; the encoded protein is MGKKVMAIGNRLMMDDAVAVLILEKIKNNLEDKGIETIIGETDVEFCFSKLNQRDIFYIIDSTYYGSSPGTVTFKSLNDIKKIRGQSRSIHSLGLLDLVNMYKMDIKGYFIGIEIDNIDINIGLSHILQAQVEYISKEILSFII
- the hypE gene encoding hydrogenase expression/formation protein HypE, encoding MRGNITLSHGSGGVQSNKLINEVFFKYFNNDILDQMNDAAQVDIDFARLAFTTDSFVVNPIFFNGGNIGKLAICGTVNDLAVSGAKPLYLTSAFIIEEGFSIGKLEEIVKSMAEEANKAGVKIVAGDTKVVEKGSVDGIFINTSGIGRIYENVNINCANARAGDYVIINGTLGDHGMTIMCERNKLGLEGNLKSDCACLNSLVDTMLEAYDGIHVIRDATRGGVAAVLNEISEFSNVTIALEENKLPLKDEVKGATEMLGLDPLYIANEGKLCAFVPEYYAEKVLNAMRKHPLGSEAAIIGKVTQELGQKVYLNTVVGGKRIVDMPSGIQLPRIC
- the hypB gene encoding hydrogenase nickel incorporation protein HypB; translated protein: MSEIKIITNILQKNDEITSINKRLLGERGIYVINLMSSPGSGKTSLLEKIIAKLKNDINIAVIEGDIYTTKDAKRIEAQGVPVVQINTCGACHLDGEMIKNALNALNLDKIDLLVIENVGNLVCPAEFEIGEDIKICVLSTTEGNDKPLKYPLMFEKSGAIILNKLDLIEFTDFDKEEFYRDIKSLNANVDTFETSCVKNQGIDEICSWLMRKIQNKKIKVK
- a CDS encoding nickel-dependent hydrogenase large subunit, with product MTTKITIDPITRIMGPLSIEVEIKKNKIVDAKSGGIQFRGFEKMLIGRPPLDAVYFTERICGICSTSHGLVASLALEDALKVTPNENGVRIRNFAHGAEYLQNIMRQICIFVFPDYVNITMAPGNSDYDFRLSGKYTEKINKDYVKALECSRLAHEIVALIGGKAPHNHGVFVGGTTANMDASKIIRLKSILQTISEFMCENMVDDINIIAHYYPEYFKIGGGTRNLLSYGLFHDLHNKEMQYVQPSSYIDGDMAMLDVKAITESSAFSWYKGSISSEVPSNYPSETDIKKQGAYTFIKAPRYKGKVVQVGPLARMILSGSYKNSISTMDRLMARVLEGKKLCEKMFIILEEVEPIPAVQEKYIIPESAQGIGLCDAVRGALGHWTTIEKGIIKNCDIVTPTAWNLSPMDEIRQHGALESALIGSEIQNPKNPVEIGRIVRSFDPCISCATHVNTEYGEPYYINVT
- a CDS encoding HypC/HybG/HupF family hydrogenase formation chaperone; its protein translation is MCLAVPGKVLKIDENKGVVEIGNMKREVFMHLLPDVSVGEYVLVHAGCAIQKVDEEEAKITLDIFKELLENEVC
- the hypF gene encoding carbamoyltransferase HypF — encoded protein: MDKKRSFIVVEGIVQGVGFRPFVYNLAKDFELKGWVNNNSEGVYIDVEGCLEDINKLIKCLENSPPPLARIEKITIKDDKVLNYSNFEIKKSEKGVDKITFISPDIDTCSECTEDILDSNNRRRGYAFTNCTNCGPRFSIIKELPYDRNKTTMKEFKMCRECNSEYLDPTNRRFHAQPNACRSCGPELWIEDFKGNRLDIQDPISFAQNMLKEGKIFAIKGLGGFHLACDGLNKIAVNNLRERKKRPFKPLALMIKDIEIVKKYCRVSELEEKMLTGIKKPIVILNQKESCDLPQNIAPNQKTMGVMLPYTPIHILLFSEKLKVLIMTSANVNGLPIEYKDSSARYGLSGIVDYFLIHNREIHVPVDDSVLKVVEKQQRIIRRARGFVPEPFKWTNMRNILACGPNMKNTFCISKGGFLFLSQFNGDLENLETYEHYKKNVEHFKKIFSFSPQFIVHDMHPGYMSTKYALEYDLPKIPVQHHHAHIVSCMFENNLEKRVIGVCFDGTGYGTDGKMWGGEFLVCDRLQFARAAHLDYIKMPGGEKAIKEPWRMAVSSLYKFLSRQRSKKEVNDMIFELYGIKAINLINILNSNINCIETSSMGRLFDVMANIIGITDIVTYEGQAAIELEAISEMDIEESYTYKVIEQDMYIIEPYGMIIEAIKDKTKGVSAKIIASKFQNTIVNLTVSICVRIREDSGINEVVLSGGVFQNSFLLKKIFFNLKKDNFQVYTHKDLPSNDGGVAIGQIIIANEIIENNLMKN
- a CDS encoding hydrogenase small subunit; translation: MHERKLIKSAIGEIHKGEAKKINFVWMEANGCMGNIISFLNADQPDVLYFLQEMVDLKFSPSLMQEEGEVAYEKFLEVLNTDFILGVEGALTNMDEGFYNIFATYKGRRIPTAEAINLAARKAKAIIAIGTCASFGGISAARPNPTGCKSLGDFLGREVINIPGCPSNPLWVMGTIASIILYKKIEIDEKGRPVMFFKENNHTNCPRRSYFDNKVYAGKLGEKECMIKVGCKGPITKAYCPLGLWNSRINWPVDANTPCIGCASEFFPDGTEPFIKY